From one Ochrobactrum vermis genomic stretch:
- a CDS encoding MarR family winged helix-turn-helix transcriptional regulator produces the protein MKRDDQQSSLGLSNMVCFAIYSTANALTRAYQPILSKLDLTYPQFLVMIVLWEQDDRTVSEIGAKLNLDSGTLTPLLKRLEVAGRIIRRRDPQDERQVRITLTDEGRALRKEAESIPEQVFCALGQPIDELQDLRARLLDIRGNLAESISR, from the coding sequence ATGAAGCGCGACGATCAGCAATCCAGTCTCGGTCTTTCCAACATGGTCTGCTTTGCCATCTATTCGACCGCAAATGCGCTGACACGCGCCTATCAGCCGATCCTCAGTAAGCTCGACCTCACCTATCCGCAGTTTCTGGTAATGATCGTGCTCTGGGAACAAGATGACCGGACGGTTTCGGAGATCGGCGCCAAACTCAATCTGGATTCGGGCACGTTAACCCCGCTGCTGAAACGTCTCGAAGTTGCCGGACGCATCATACGTCGGCGCGACCCGCAGGATGAGCGACAGGTTCGCATCACATTGACCGATGAAGGACGGGCCTTGCGCAAGGAAGCCGAAAGCATCCCCGAACAGGTGTTCTGCGCACTTGGTCAGCCCATTGATGAGCTACAAGATTTACGCGCCCGATTGCTCGATATACGCGGCAATCTCGCAGAGAGCATTTCCCGCTAA
- a CDS encoding aspartate-semialdehyde dehydrogenase, which translates to MGFKVAVVGATGNVGREMLNILEERGFPADEVVALASRRSQGTEVSYGDKTLKVKPLDQYDFSDTDICLMSAGGNISKEWSPKIGAQGCVVIDNSSAWRYDMDVPLIVPEVNPDAIEGFRKKNIIANPNCSTAQLVVALKPLHDAAKIKRVVVSTYQSVSGAGKEGMDELFQQSRAVFVADPVTAQKFTKRIAFNVIPHIDVFMEDGYTKEEWKMVAETKKMLDPKIKLTATAVRVPVFIGHSEAVNIEFENPISAEEAREILREAPGCQVVDKHEDGGYITPYESAGEDATYISRIREDITVENGLALWVVSDNLRKGAALNTIQIAELLVARGLIKPKALAA; encoded by the coding sequence ATGGGTTTCAAGGTTGCAGTTGTCGGCGCCACCGGAAATGTCGGGCGCGAAATGCTCAATATCCTCGAAGAACGCGGCTTCCCGGCTGATGAAGTTGTTGCGCTTGCATCGCGTCGCAGCCAGGGCACGGAAGTGTCCTATGGCGACAAGACGCTGAAAGTTAAGCCGCTCGATCAGTATGATTTCTCCGATACCGATATCTGCCTTATGTCCGCAGGTGGAAACATTTCCAAGGAATGGTCGCCAAAGATCGGTGCGCAGGGATGCGTTGTTATCGATAACTCTTCTGCGTGGCGCTATGATATGGACGTGCCGCTTATCGTTCCAGAAGTGAACCCTGACGCGATCGAAGGCTTCCGCAAGAAGAACATCATTGCAAACCCGAATTGCTCGACCGCACAGCTCGTCGTGGCTTTGAAGCCTCTGCACGATGCGGCCAAGATCAAGCGCGTTGTGGTCTCGACCTACCAGTCGGTTTCGGGCGCCGGCAAGGAAGGTATGGACGAGCTTTTCCAGCAGTCGCGTGCGGTTTTCGTGGCAGATCCGGTCACGGCTCAGAAGTTCACCAAGCGTATTGCCTTCAACGTGATTCCACATATCGATGTTTTCATGGAAGATGGCTATACCAAGGAAGAATGGAAGATGGTGGCCGAAACCAAGAAGATGCTTGATCCAAAGATCAAGCTCACGGCAACTGCTGTTCGCGTTCCTGTCTTCATCGGTCACTCGGAAGCCGTCAATATCGAGTTTGAAAACCCGATTTCGGCTGAAGAAGCCCGTGAAATCCTGCGTGAAGCGCCGGGTTGCCAGGTTGTCGACAAGCATGAAGATGGTGGCTACATCACCCCTTATGAATCTGCTGGCGAAGATGCGACCTATATCAGCCGTATTCGCGAAGACATCACGGTTGAAAACGGTCTGGCACTGTGGGTTGTTTCCGACAATCTGCGCAAGGGCGCCGCTCTCAACACGATCCAGATCGCTGAATTGCTGGTCGCACGCGGCCTCATCAAGCCGAAGGCACTTGCTGCCTGA
- a CDS encoding MFS transporter → MAVSSSADVGTQKMTSEERKVIFASSLGTVFEWYDFYLYGTLAAFIGATFFNEYPEATRNIFVLLAFAAGFLVRPFGALVFGRIGDLVGRKYTFLVTIVIMGASTFLVGVLPGSATLGIFAPIILIALRMLQGLALGGEYGGAATYVAEHAPNNRRGFFTSWIQTTATLGLFLSLLIVLGIQAMMSKEAFAAWGWRIPFLVSIVLLGISVWIRMQMSESPAFKRMKEEGKTSKAPLSEAFGQWKNAKIALIALFGLTAGQAVVWYCGQFYALFFLQNVLKVENQSANIMVAIALLLGTGGFVFFGWLSDKIGRKPIIMAGLLLAAVTYFPLFKALTGAANPALAQAEQTVKATVTAAPGDCNFQFNATGTSKFTTSCDVATSFLAKSSVPYEIVQTAAAGTPATITLGDSTITSYDAVQAGAGAAAKQSALSHDVNLALQKAGFPLVRDTAKVPDSKLDAFVAANPELQLNAEAIRGGDKTMAPAADLVKQKLLTQTEADGLGVSTDQAVYAIPNAGAFKMVADPTQVNWVLTIAILTILVIYVTMVYGPIAAILVEMFPTRIRYTGMSLPYHIGNGWFGGLLPAGVFALSAAKGDIYYGLWYPIIIASVTFVIGMIFVKETKGVDLHELD, encoded by the coding sequence ATGGCAGTCTCGTCAAGTGCCGATGTCGGCACGCAGAAAATGACGAGCGAAGAACGCAAGGTCATCTTTGCGTCATCGCTTGGCACCGTCTTCGAATGGTACGATTTCTATCTCTATGGAACGCTTGCAGCCTTCATCGGCGCAACCTTCTTCAATGAGTATCCTGAAGCAACCCGAAATATCTTCGTTCTGCTGGCCTTCGCGGCAGGCTTTCTCGTGCGTCCGTTCGGCGCCCTCGTCTTCGGACGCATCGGCGATCTTGTCGGCCGTAAATACACGTTCCTTGTCACCATCGTCATCATGGGCGCCTCCACGTTCCTCGTGGGTGTCCTGCCCGGCTCAGCTACACTTGGCATTTTCGCCCCGATCATCCTGATCGCTCTGCGTATGCTGCAGGGTCTGGCACTTGGCGGTGAATATGGCGGTGCAGCAACCTATGTCGCGGAACATGCTCCGAACAATCGTCGCGGTTTCTTCACGTCATGGATCCAGACCACCGCAACGCTGGGCCTGTTCCTGTCGCTGCTGATCGTCCTTGGCATTCAGGCTATGATGAGCAAGGAAGCCTTCGCTGCCTGGGGCTGGCGCATTCCGTTCCTCGTCTCCATCGTTCTGCTCGGAATTTCCGTGTGGATCCGCATGCAGATGAGCGAGTCGCCAGCATTCAAGCGCATGAAGGAAGAAGGCAAGACCTCCAAGGCTCCGCTTTCAGAAGCATTCGGCCAGTGGAAGAACGCCAAGATCGCGCTCATTGCATTGTTCGGCCTTACTGCCGGTCAGGCTGTCGTTTGGTATTGCGGTCAGTTCTATGCCCTGTTCTTCCTGCAGAACGTTCTGAAGGTCGAAAACCAGTCGGCCAACATCATGGTGGCTATTGCGCTTCTGCTCGGCACCGGTGGTTTCGTGTTCTTCGGCTGGCTGTCGGACAAGATCGGTCGCAAGCCCATCATCATGGCAGGCCTTCTGCTCGCTGCCGTGACCTACTTCCCGCTGTTCAAAGCACTGACCGGTGCTGCGAACCCAGCTCTGGCTCAGGCTGAACAGACCGTCAAGGCAACCGTCACGGCTGCACCTGGCGACTGTAACTTCCAGTTCAATGCCACGGGCACGTCCAAGTTCACCACGTCTTGCGATGTCGCGACAAGCTTCCTCGCCAAGAGCTCGGTGCCTTATGAAATCGTGCAGACGGCAGCAGCAGGCACACCGGCAACCATTACGCTCGGCGACAGCACGATTACGTCTTACGACGCAGTTCAGGCTGGAGCAGGCGCCGCAGCCAAGCAGTCGGCACTGTCTCACGACGTGAACCTTGCCTTGCAGAAGGCTGGTTTCCCGCTCGTTCGTGACACTGCAAAAGTGCCGGACAGCAAGCTCGATGCATTTGTCGCTGCCAATCCGGAACTTCAACTCAATGCAGAAGCTATCCGTGGTGGAGACAAGACCATGGCTCCAGCTGCCGATCTGGTGAAGCAGAAGCTTCTCACCCAGACCGAAGCTGACGGCCTTGGTGTCAGCACAGACCAGGCGGTCTACGCCATCCCGAATGCAGGCGCATTCAAGATGGTTGCCGACCCCACGCAAGTGAACTGGGTCCTGACGATCGCCATCCTGACCATCCTCGTCATCTACGTGACGATGGTGTACGGCCCGATCGCCGCGATCCTCGTCGAGATGTTCCCGACCCGCATCCGTTATACCGGCATGTCGCTGCCATATCACATCGGCAACGGCTGGTTTGGCGGGCTGCTTCCGGCTGGCGTGTTCGCACTCAGCGCTGCCAAGGGCGACATTTATTACGGCCTCTGGTACCCGATTATCATCGCCTCCGTCACCTTTGTGATCGGCATGATCTTCGTCAAGGAAACCAAGGGCGTCGACCTGCACGAGCTCGACTAG
- a CDS encoding bifunctional transcriptional activator/DNA repair enzyme AdaA — protein MLFTLPDQNKLYDALVARDAAYEGRAYVGVTSTGIFCRLTCPARKPKQENCRFFASVAECMADGFRPCKRCHPLQPAAEAEPSVKKLLDALEADPERRWNEDDVVRMGLDLSTVRRSFRRHFGMTFLEMARQERLRHGFQVLADGGRVIDAQIDAGFESPEAFRTAFARILGLPPAKLRGDGLLRADWIKSPLGTMIAICDARSLHLLEFVDRKALPAELKKLYATCHGNLGIGRFETHDLVERQLVAFFDGRLPAFDLPLVLHGSAFTQHVWRELQNIRAGETRSYSELAQAMEKPLAVRAVGRANGANQIAVIIPCHRVIGADGSLTGYGGGLWRKQKLIEIEAQYRR, from the coding sequence ATGTTGTTCACGCTCCCAGACCAAAACAAACTCTACGATGCACTTGTCGCCCGCGATGCCGCTTACGAGGGCAGGGCTTATGTCGGCGTTACCTCGACCGGAATTTTCTGCCGCCTGACCTGTCCGGCGCGGAAACCGAAACAGGAGAACTGCCGCTTCTTTGCATCGGTTGCAGAATGCATGGCCGACGGTTTTCGGCCTTGCAAAAGATGCCATCCGCTACAGCCTGCTGCCGAGGCTGAACCTTCCGTCAAGAAGCTTCTCGATGCGCTTGAGGCTGATCCCGAACGCCGCTGGAATGAGGATGATGTTGTCCGGATGGGGCTTGATCTGTCGACGGTTCGCCGCAGTTTCCGGCGTCATTTTGGGATGACATTCCTGGAAATGGCGCGGCAGGAACGCTTGCGACACGGGTTTCAGGTGCTTGCCGATGGCGGGCGAGTGATCGATGCACAGATCGATGCCGGTTTTGAATCTCCCGAAGCTTTTCGCACCGCCTTTGCGCGCATTCTCGGGCTTCCACCCGCAAAATTACGTGGTGATGGCCTGTTGCGTGCCGATTGGATCAAGTCGCCGCTTGGCACGATGATCGCAATCTGTGATGCGCGAAGTCTGCATCTTCTTGAGTTTGTCGATCGCAAGGCGCTGCCAGCGGAGCTGAAGAAGCTTTATGCCACTTGTCACGGTAATCTGGGGATTGGCCGTTTCGAGACGCATGATCTCGTCGAGCGGCAGCTTGTAGCCTTCTTCGACGGACGCTTGCCGGCATTCGATTTGCCGCTGGTGCTGCATGGCAGCGCTTTTACGCAGCATGTCTGGCGCGAGCTTCAGAATATAAGGGCAGGGGAGACACGCAGCTACAGTGAACTTGCGCAGGCCATGGAAAAGCCGCTCGCCGTGCGTGCTGTGGGGCGGGCCAATGGCGCGAACCAGATTGCCGTTATCATTCCCTGCCATCGTGTGATCGGCGCAGACGGATCATTGACCGGCTATGGCGGTGGCCTGTGGCGCAAGCAGAAACTGATCGAAATTGAAGCGCAATATCGGCGATAG
- the leuB gene encoding 3-isopropylmalate dehydrogenase, with protein sequence MASRKLLLLPGDGIGPEAMAEVRKIIAFLNSGLNLGFETEEGLVGGSAYDAHGQAISDADMEKALAADAVLFGAVGGPKWDSVPYEVRPEAGLLRLRKDMQLYANLRPAICYPALAHSSSLKPEVIEGLDILILRELTGGVYFGEPKEIIDLGNGQKRGIDTQVYDTYEIERIADVAFELARTRRNKVTSMEKRNVMKSGVLWNQVVTARHKDKHADVELEHMLADAGGMQLVRWPKQFDVIVTDNLFGDMLSDVAAMLTGSLGMLPSASLGAADALTGKRKALYEPVHGSAPDIAGKGVANPIAMIASLAMCLRYSFNLVTEADRLEAAIAQVLDDGLRTADIWSEGKTKIGTVEMGDAILDKFSKLSAE encoded by the coding sequence ATGGCATCCAGAAAACTCCTTCTCCTGCCCGGCGACGGCATCGGTCCAGAGGCGATGGCGGAAGTCCGCAAGATTATCGCTTTCCTCAACTCGGGACTCAATCTTGGTTTCGAAACCGAAGAAGGTCTGGTTGGCGGCTCGGCTTATGACGCGCATGGTCAGGCGATTTCCGATGCTGACATGGAGAAGGCTCTGGCTGCCGATGCTGTGCTTTTTGGCGCTGTCGGCGGTCCGAAGTGGGACAGCGTGCCTTATGAAGTGCGTCCGGAAGCTGGTCTTCTGCGCCTGCGCAAGGATATGCAGCTTTACGCAAATCTGCGTCCGGCCATTTGCTACCCTGCGCTGGCTCATTCTTCGTCGCTGAAGCCTGAAGTGATCGAAGGTCTGGATATCCTCATCCTGCGTGAATTGACCGGCGGTGTTTACTTTGGCGAACCGAAGGAAATCATCGATCTCGGCAATGGCCAGAAGCGCGGTATTGATACGCAGGTCTACGACACCTACGAAATCGAGCGCATCGCCGATGTCGCCTTCGAGCTGGCGCGCACGCGCCGCAACAAGGTTACGTCGATGGAGAAACGCAATGTGATGAAGTCGGGTGTCCTGTGGAATCAGGTCGTCACCGCGCGTCACAAGGACAAGCATGCTGATGTGGAGCTGGAGCATATGCTGGCCGACGCTGGCGGCATGCAGCTCGTACGCTGGCCGAAGCAGTTTGACGTTATTGTAACGGACAATCTGTTCGGCGACATGCTGTCGGATGTTGCCGCAATGCTGACTGGTTCTCTCGGCATGCTGCCATCTGCTTCGCTCGGCGCAGCCGATGCTTTGACCGGCAAACGCAAGGCGCTTTACGAGCCGGTTCATGGCTCTGCGCCAGACATTGCTGGCAAAGGTGTCGCCAATCCGATTGCAATGATTGCTTCGCTTGCCATGTGCCTGCGTTATTCGTTCAACCTCGTTACCGAGGCGGATCGTCTGGAAGCAGCAATTGCGCAGGTTCTCGATGACGGTCTGCGCACGGCTGACATCTGGTCTGAAGGCAAGACCAAGATCGGTACCGTCGAAATGGGCGATGCCATTCTCGACAAGTTCTCGAAGCTTTCCGCTGAGTAA